The following are encoded together in the Pedobacter steynii genome:
- a CDS encoding porin family protein, with translation MKKIIVVLLGLLLTNVGMAQTTIGITQEDDKETTETGKLSFGLKAGYSRFTIAGTGLSEFSTGGKPLFLGGYYFGIELHTKLNKYLSIKHELSILQKGAILKMAEDSVSSAFDSKYKNVYLDLAPFSLSFHLEGLQIFAGPYTGVLLSSSIQRKNESGALYTDKSIFGDAKQTGNYTQKLDAGFLAGLGYELKNGLNIQARYSHGLIPLIEHTERNDSQWKIYNRGVSLTIGYTLSGKR, from the coding sequence ATGAAAAAGATAATTGTGGTGTTATTGGGGCTGCTGCTGACTAATGTTGGAATGGCCCAGACAACGATAGGAATAACTCAGGAAGATGATAAAGAAACAACAGAGACCGGGAAACTGAGTTTTGGTCTGAAAGCAGGTTATTCCCGTTTTACGATTGCGGGAACGGGGCTAAGTGAGTTTTCTACCGGAGGAAAGCCGCTTTTTTTGGGTGGCTATTATTTTGGAATAGAACTCCATACAAAACTGAACAAATATTTAAGCATCAAACATGAACTTTCCATCCTTCAAAAGGGAGCGATACTAAAAATGGCAGAAGATTCCGTTTCCTCTGCTTTTGACAGCAAGTATAAAAATGTTTACCTGGATCTTGCTCCCTTTAGTCTGAGCTTTCACCTGGAAGGGTTGCAGATTTTTGCCGGGCCTTATACAGGGGTCTTGCTGTCTTCCTCCATTCAGCGGAAAAATGAATCCGGAGCACTTTACACAGACAAAAGTATTTTTGGAGATGCAAAACAAACAGGGAATTACACTCAAAAACTTGATGCCGGATTTTTGGCCGGATTGGGGTATGAGTTGAAGAATGGCCTGAACATACAGGCCAGATATTCCCATGGTCTTATTCCCCTGATAGAGCATACTGAAAGAAATGATAGTCAGTGGAAGATCTATAACCGGGGTGTTTCCTTAACCATTGGCTATACGCTTTCCGGAAAAAGATAA
- a CDS encoding TolC family protein — MNLLNEYKNGLLILLMLFSGGRVAAQVDTTFKQLKLTFPTYLKMVGEHNLGYAAEKFKVSIAQADALSAKVFPDPELSFGAGDHGQRRMKMGYEISSGLSYTLELGGKRRARINLANREAELAQLLLDDYFRNLRVDASAAYLHAIKERELLRVKMNSYEMMKRLSSSDSIRLKMGAITAVDARQSRLEAASQLNEVFQQEADWKAAVAKLNLLIGSKQRDLFYQPEADMKKLDRVFNLQELILNAQNRRTDLLAALKSNEISVSLLKLAKAARTLDLGLSIGLASNSVVANAVAPTPSSTNVTIGFSIPLKFSNQNQGALKSARYGVQQGEVLYKQTELQIQTEVTQAYYNYLAGRKQVAQFGEGMLLDAQKVLDGKVYSYKRGETSLLEVLTAQRTFNDVQQSYLETLNVYGDALLELERAAGIWDIEF; from the coding sequence ATGAACTTACTTAATGAATATAAAAATGGCCTGCTGATCCTGTTGATGTTGTTTTCCGGAGGAAGGGTTGCTGCTCAGGTTGATACGACTTTTAAGCAATTGAAATTAACCTTCCCAACCTATTTGAAAATGGTAGGAGAACACAACCTCGGCTATGCTGCAGAGAAATTCAAAGTCAGTATTGCTCAGGCAGATGCGCTGAGTGCGAAGGTCTTTCCGGACCCTGAACTGAGTTTTGGGGCAGGAGATCATGGACAGCGCCGCATGAAAATGGGTTATGAAATCAGTTCAGGATTAAGCTATACGCTGGAACTGGGTGGTAAAAGAAGGGCGAGAATTAACCTTGCCAACAGGGAGGCAGAGCTGGCCCAGCTCTTACTGGATGATTATTTCAGAAACCTCAGGGTAGATGCAAGCGCGGCTTATCTCCATGCAATCAAGGAAAGAGAACTGTTGCGCGTCAAGATGAACTCTTATGAAATGATGAAAAGACTGAGCAGTTCGGATAGCATTCGTTTAAAAATGGGGGCAATTACAGCCGTTGATGCCCGGCAGTCCAGACTGGAAGCAGCATCTCAGCTGAATGAAGTTTTCCAGCAGGAGGCCGACTGGAAAGCGGCAGTCGCTAAGCTGAACCTGCTCATCGGATCCAAACAACGGGATTTGTTTTACCAGCCGGAAGCAGATATGAAAAAGCTCGATAGAGTTTTTAATCTGCAAGAGCTGATCTTAAATGCTCAGAATCGCCGTACCGATCTGCTGGCTGCGTTAAAAAGCAATGAGATATCTGTTAGCTTACTTAAGCTTGCTAAAGCCGCCAGAACGCTTGATTTGGGCCTTTCTATTGGCCTGGCTTCGAATTCTGTTGTTGCGAATGCGGTGGCACCTACACCTTCCTCTACAAATGTGACCATTGGGTTTAGTATCCCCTTAAAATTTTCCAATCAAAATCAGGGCGCATTAAAATCTGCCAGATATGGAGTTCAGCAGGGGGAAGTATTGTACAAACAAACTGAATTGCAGATTCAAACAGAGGTAACCCAGGCCTATTATAATTATCTGGCTGGCCGGAAGCAGGTTGCACAGTTTGGAGAAGGGATGTTACTGGATGCACAAAAAGTGCTGGATGGAAAGGTGTACAGCTATAAACGTGGAGAAACTTCGCTTCTGGAAGTCCTTACCGCCCAGCGAACGTTCAATGATGTTCAGCAAAGCTATCTGGAAACGCTGAATGTTTATGGAGATGCGTTGCTGGAACTGGAAAGAGCTGCCGGGATTTGGGATATTGAATTTTAA
- a CDS encoding efflux RND transporter permease subunit, protein MKNVVLTAIQKRWLMLALFLLLGVFGYYSWTKLAVEAYPDIADVTSQVVTQVPGLAAEEVEQQITIPVERALNGMPGMHVMRSKSTFGLSMITIVFKDGTDDYFARMRIQERLNEVELPYGAKPGLDPLTSPTGEIYRYVIESKGYSLRELTGLQNWLIIPKIKQVSGVADVTNFGGITTQYQIELHPEKLEQYQLSIDDVEETISKNNANVGGSILNRGEQGYVVRGIGLLRNLEDIGRIVVRTQKGVPILLNDLGTLKYGNLERKGVLGYTDRSRNYSESIEGIVLLLKGENPSDVLSGINKAVDELNNGLLPEGVKIHTFLDRTDLVDATLNTVSHTLIEGMALVIVVLIVFLGSWRAALLVAITVPISLLIAFILMKLTNIPANLLSLGAIDFGIIVDGAIVMMETILKKREDHPEEVLEEKSIAERAFSVAKPIFFATLIIITAYLPLFAFERVEKKLFTPMAFTVGYALLGALAVALLLIPGLAYLTYRKPKKMYHNKWLEKLSVAYHSRTGKIMQQPRKVFLPLALVLAAAIALSVAVGKDFLSPLDEGSIWLQVQLPPGITVEKSREMSDTLRQRTMKHKEVTYMMIQAGRNDDGTDPFSASHFECSIGILPYSQWPRGKTKADLIEELSKEYEGMPGYTVGFAQPMIDGVMDKISGAHSELVVKVYGDNFKETRRIAEDIQRTLKTVKGAVDIAIDQEPPLPQLQIHADREKIAQYGLNVSDVGNLIEVAIGGKAISQVFMGNKVYDVICRYKEESRDSPEKIGNLMLRNNEGAKIPLSQVAEIRLSTGESTITRETNRRHLTVKLNMRGTDLSSLLADAKGKIEANVKYDHDQYSIQWGGQFENQNRAYSRLLVIVPLALAIMFLLLYVAFGKFNQAGLILTIVPLALFGGMLALNLRGMTLNVSSAVGFIALFGVAIQNGVIMISHINNLRKQGMVLKTAVIEGAKHRFRPVLMTATVAVLGLLPASLATGIGSDVQRPLATVIVYGLLFSTAITLYALPALYYLLERKGEGSRTGQETKLLTTNTNTNELT, encoded by the coding sequence ATGAAAAATGTTGTACTTACCGCCATACAAAAGCGCTGGCTGATGCTGGCTTTATTCCTCCTTCTGGGCGTATTTGGCTATTATTCCTGGACAAAACTTGCTGTAGAAGCTTACCCGGATATTGCTGATGTAACTTCTCAGGTCGTTACCCAGGTGCCAGGCCTCGCCGCAGAAGAAGTTGAACAACAGATTACCATTCCCGTAGAACGGGCATTAAATGGAATGCCTGGGATGCACGTGATGCGAAGCAAAAGTACATTCGGCTTATCTATGATCACCATTGTGTTTAAAGACGGCACAGACGATTATTTTGCACGTATGCGCATTCAGGAACGGCTCAATGAGGTCGAACTTCCCTACGGAGCGAAACCTGGTCTGGATCCCCTCACTTCGCCCACAGGAGAAATTTACAGGTATGTGATTGAAAGTAAGGGGTATAGCCTCCGGGAACTGACTGGTCTTCAAAACTGGCTCATCATCCCCAAAATCAAACAGGTTTCAGGCGTAGCCGATGTCACGAACTTCGGGGGGATTACGACGCAGTACCAGATCGAACTTCATCCTGAAAAGCTGGAACAATACCAGCTGAGCATTGATGATGTGGAAGAAACGATTAGTAAAAACAATGCAAATGTAGGTGGAAGCATCCTCAACAGAGGAGAGCAAGGCTATGTGGTCCGTGGGATCGGCTTACTAAGGAATCTGGAAGATATTGGCCGCATCGTGGTCCGGACGCAAAAAGGTGTGCCAATTCTGTTGAATGACCTGGGAACTTTAAAATACGGGAATCTGGAGCGGAAAGGGGTATTGGGGTATACCGACCGGAGCCGAAACTACAGCGAGAGTATTGAAGGAATTGTATTGTTGCTAAAAGGTGAAAACCCTTCAGATGTCCTTTCGGGGATCAATAAAGCTGTTGATGAACTCAATAACGGCCTGCTTCCTGAAGGGGTAAAGATTCACACTTTTTTAGATCGTACGGATCTGGTAGATGCCACTCTGAATACCGTTTCTCATACCCTGATCGAAGGAATGGCCCTGGTGATCGTGGTTTTGATTGTCTTTTTGGGCAGTTGGAGAGCTGCGCTATTAGTAGCGATCACCGTGCCGATCTCCTTGCTAATTGCCTTTATCCTGATGAAACTAACGAATATTCCGGCCAACCTGCTTTCACTGGGAGCGATAGATTTCGGAATTATTGTCGATGGTGCAATCGTAATGATGGAGACGATTCTCAAAAAAAGAGAAGATCATCCGGAGGAAGTTCTGGAAGAAAAGTCAATTGCGGAGCGTGCATTCAGCGTAGCAAAACCCATCTTTTTTGCAACACTGATTATCATCACTGCTTACCTGCCTTTGTTTGCTTTTGAAAGGGTAGAGAAGAAACTTTTCACCCCTATGGCCTTTACAGTTGGCTATGCTTTGCTCGGTGCTCTGGCCGTTGCCTTGCTGTTGATTCCAGGACTTGCTTACCTCACTTATCGCAAGCCTAAAAAAATGTATCACAACAAATGGCTGGAGAAACTGAGCGTCGCTTACCATAGCAGAACCGGCAAAATTATGCAGCAACCCCGCAAGGTTTTTCTGCCGCTTGCACTGGTGCTGGCCGCGGCTATCGCTTTAAGTGTTGCTGTAGGAAAAGATTTCTTATCTCCTTTAGATGAGGGTTCTATATGGTTGCAGGTTCAGCTTCCTCCGGGAATTACGGTAGAGAAGTCTAGAGAGATGAGCGATACCCTCCGGCAGCGGACGATGAAACATAAGGAGGTGACTTACATGATGATTCAGGCCGGAAGAAACGATGATGGGACCGATCCTTTTAGCGCTTCTCACTTCGAATGTTCCATCGGGATTTTACCTTATTCCCAATGGCCAAGGGGGAAAACCAAGGCCGATCTGATCGAGGAATTGTCCAAAGAATATGAAGGCATGCCCGGGTATACCGTCGGCTTTGCACAGCCCATGATTGATGGCGTAATGGATAAAATTTCAGGTGCACACAGCGAACTCGTGGTGAAGGTCTATGGCGATAATTTTAAAGAGACCAGACGAATTGCAGAAGACATCCAACGTACATTGAAAACGGTGAAAGGGGCGGTAGATATCGCGATCGATCAGGAGCCTCCGCTTCCTCAGCTACAGATTCATGCTGACCGGGAAAAGATTGCTCAATATGGATTGAATGTTTCGGATGTAGGAAACCTGATAGAAGTGGCCATTGGTGGAAAAGCAATCTCACAAGTATTTATGGGCAATAAGGTTTACGATGTGATTTGTCGCTATAAAGAGGAGAGCAGGGACAGCCCTGAGAAGATTGGGAACCTGATGCTGAGGAACAATGAAGGGGCAAAAATTCCCTTGTCTCAGGTAGCAGAGATCAGGTTAAGTACAGGAGAAAGTACCATCACAAGGGAAACCAACAGAAGGCATTTGACAGTAAAGCTTAACATGAGGGGTACGGATTTATCTTCTTTACTTGCAGACGCTAAAGGTAAGATTGAGGCGAACGTTAAATACGATCATGATCAATACAGCATCCAGTGGGGAGGTCAGTTTGAAAACCAGAACCGTGCCTATTCCAGGTTGTTGGTGATTGTCCCGCTTGCCTTGGCCATCATGTTTTTATTGCTCTATGTGGCCTTCGGAAAGTTCAATCAGGCAGGACTGATTCTGACCATTGTTCCGCTGGCTTTATTTGGTGGAATGCTGGCTTTAAATCTGAGGGGAATGACGCTCAATGTTTCTTCCGCAGTAGGCTTTATTGCCTTGTTTGGAGTGGCCATTCAAAATGGAGTCATCATGATTTCCCATATCAATAACCTCCGTAAACAAGGGATGGTATTGAAGACTGCGGTAATTGAAGGCGCAAAGCATCGGTTCCGGCCGGTTCTGATGACGGCAACTGTGGCTGTTCTGGGCCTGTTACCTGCCTCTCTTGCGACAGGGATAGGATCCGATGTACAACGTCCACTGGCAACGGTGATTGTTTATGGCCTGCTCTTTTCTACTGCGATCACCTTATACGCGCTTCCGGCGCTTTATTACCTGCTGGAGCGAAAAGGAGAGGGCAGCAGGACAGGTCAGGAAACTAAATTATTAACGACTAATACCAACACCAATGAACTTACTTAA
- a CDS encoding efflux RND transporter periplasmic adaptor subunit has translation MKYIFLRGSFVLFMASCAPKKDKEQTANYHLSGDTVVIAANSNLQHKIKVDTVAEIPYRMRLSSAGTVKAIPNFYADIAPPFSGRVLKVFLKLGMKVDPGTPLFEMVSAEFIETQKNFFAAKSELKMAGLNLKRQQDLKKNEVGSSKDLEEAEVAYELILKEYENLKAALKIYQTDPEKMVLGQPLIVRSPIKGEVIQNELVTGHYLKSDEVPHAKIAELNKVWIAGQVKEKDIRFIRQGDDTTIEIAAYPGRKITGKVYHVDELVDEETRSVKVLIECENKDYTLKPGMYVTVTFKDSPQNTAVVPVKSVLQMNDSSFVFLQTTPGSFVRRKVQTAATDEGRMVILSGLKPGETIVSEGGFYLLEAK, from the coding sequence ATGAAATACATTTTTCTAAGGGGCAGTTTCGTACTGTTCATGGCTTCCTGTGCCCCAAAAAAAGACAAAGAACAAACAGCAAATTATCACCTGTCCGGTGATACGGTAGTCATTGCTGCAAATTCAAATCTGCAGCATAAAATAAAAGTGGATACCGTTGCTGAGATCCCTTATCGCATGAGGCTCAGCAGTGCCGGGACGGTAAAAGCGATTCCAAACTTCTATGCGGACATCGCTCCGCCATTTTCAGGGAGGGTATTGAAGGTGTTTTTGAAGCTGGGAATGAAGGTGGATCCCGGCACCCCGCTTTTCGAAATGGTATCCGCGGAATTTATAGAAACCCAGAAGAATTTTTTCGCTGCAAAATCCGAATTAAAGATGGCGGGATTAAATTTAAAACGTCAGCAGGACCTCAAAAAAAACGAAGTGGGTTCATCTAAAGATTTAGAAGAGGCAGAGGTAGCTTATGAGCTGATTTTAAAAGAGTATGAGAATTTAAAAGCAGCGCTTAAAATCTATCAGACAGACCCGGAGAAAATGGTTTTAGGGCAACCACTGATCGTCCGATCCCCCATCAAAGGTGAGGTGATTCAGAATGAACTGGTGACCGGCCATTACCTGAAAAGTGATGAAGTTCCACACGCTAAAATCGCAGAATTGAATAAAGTCTGGATCGCAGGACAGGTGAAGGAAAAGGACATCCGTTTTATCCGTCAGGGAGATGATACGACCATAGAAATCGCAGCTTATCCGGGACGTAAAATTACGGGTAAAGTATACCATGTTGATGAACTGGTGGATGAAGAAACCAGGAGTGTAAAGGTCCTGATCGAATGTGAAAACAAGGATTATACCCTTAAACCAGGAATGTATGTGACCGTCACCTTTAAAGACAGCCCTCAGAATACGGCTGTTGTTCCTGTCAAATCGGTCTTGCAGATGAATGACAGCAGCTTTGTCTTTCTACAAACTACTCCAGGAAGCTTTGTTCGACGGAAGGTGCAGACAGCAGCTACTGATGAAGGGAGAATGGTGATCCTTTCCGGGCTAAAACCAGGAGAAACGATTGTGTCTGAAGGCGGTTTTTACCTGCTGGAAGCAAAATAA
- the mgtA gene encoding magnesium-translocating P-type ATPase: MKTLKINHQKAVSGFDDVAVTKLRNASRGDQDYFYAMLTSSKEGLGPSNVSDKRKTFGLNEIEHEKAPAWYVQLFQAFLNPFIGVLVSLAVISFIMDVWLAKAHERDYKTVIVVGVMVIVSSLLRFWQEYSSNRAAEQLKSMVKTTVTVLRKRGKKEIDIKNIVPGDVIFLSAGDMIPADIRIIQSKDLFVSQAMLTGESLPLEKNSEPIPDADHKSPLELDNICFMGTNVVSGTAMAIVVTTGNLTYFGSIGKAIIGKRAETSFDKGVNKVSWLLIRFMMVMVPLIFLVNGLTKGDWFEALLFGIAVAVGLTPEMLPMIVTANLAKGAKNMSKRKVIVKRLNAIQNIGAMDVLCTDKTGTLTMDKIILERHLNVFGDEDDEVLKWAYFNSFHQTGLKNLLDLAVLEHVELHDYLKVEEDYVKVDEIPFDFQRRRMSVILEQKNGKQLLICKGAVEEMLDLCSHAFDPGEDRQLHIEKDGIVPMDEAMRNTVLRISRKLNADGLRVLLVAIKEHGECPVNYTVADENKMILTGFIGFLDPAKPSAKPAIEGLQKLGISVKVLTGDNDVVTRKICREVGIPFQQVLLGNEVEQMGDEQLSAQLGETSIFAKLSPIQKSRIVKLLQAKGHTVGFMGDGINDAAALRDADVGISVDTAVDIAKESADIILLEKDLMVLRKGVIYGRRTFGNIIKYIKMTASSNFGNMFSMLGASAFLPFLPMLPIHLLIQNLLYDISQISIPWDRMDEDFLEKPQRWDAGGISRFMMYIGPISSIFDYATFALMFFVFKANAPEHQALFQTGWFVEGLLSQTLIVHMIRTRKIPFIQSWATTPVVALTTLVMLIGIAIPFSPFAGILKLRALPLSYFPWLIGILTGYCLLTQYVKTVFIKKFNQWL, encoded by the coding sequence ATGAAAACACTAAAAATTAACCATCAGAAAGCGGTCTCAGGCTTCGACGATGTAGCAGTGACCAAATTAAGAAATGCCTCCAGGGGAGATCAGGATTACTTTTATGCGATGCTGACCAGCAGCAAAGAAGGATTGGGGCCTTCCAATGTCTCTGACAAGAGAAAAACCTTTGGGTTAAATGAAATTGAACATGAAAAAGCTCCGGCCTGGTATGTTCAGCTATTTCAGGCGTTTTTAAACCCTTTTATCGGAGTGTTGGTGTCTTTGGCTGTAATTTCCTTTATAATGGATGTATGGCTCGCTAAAGCGCATGAGCGGGATTATAAAACGGTTATTGTTGTAGGGGTAATGGTGATTGTGAGTTCTTTGCTGCGTTTCTGGCAGGAATACAGCAGTAACCGGGCAGCAGAGCAATTGAAGAGCATGGTGAAAACCACGGTCACCGTGCTTCGTAAAAGGGGTAAAAAGGAAATCGACATTAAAAACATTGTTCCCGGTGATGTTATTTTTTTAAGTGCCGGAGATATGATTCCTGCAGATATCCGGATCATTCAGTCGAAAGACCTGTTTGTGAGTCAGGCCATGCTTACCGGAGAATCTCTGCCATTGGAAAAGAATTCGGAACCGATTCCCGATGCCGATCATAAATCGCCGCTGGAGCTGGATAACATCTGTTTCATGGGGACAAATGTGGTGAGTGGAACAGCAATGGCCATTGTGGTCACTACCGGAAACCTGACCTATTTCGGCTCTATCGGAAAGGCGATTATCGGAAAACGGGCAGAAACGAGCTTTGACAAGGGAGTGAATAAGGTGAGCTGGTTGCTGATTCGCTTCATGATGGTGATGGTACCACTCATTTTCCTGGTTAACGGCTTAACCAAAGGTGACTGGTTTGAAGCTTTGTTATTTGGAATTGCCGTTGCCGTAGGGCTTACTCCCGAAATGCTGCCGATGATTGTAACCGCAAATCTGGCCAAAGGGGCAAAGAATATGAGCAAACGTAAAGTCATTGTGAAACGCCTGAATGCGATTCAGAATATTGGCGCCATGGATGTGCTTTGTACTGATAAAACAGGGACATTGACCATGGATAAAATCATCCTGGAAAGGCACCTGAACGTATTTGGCGATGAAGATGATGAAGTATTGAAATGGGCTTATTTCAACAGCTTCCATCAAACCGGATTGAAAAATCTACTAGATCTGGCGGTCCTGGAGCATGTGGAACTGCATGATTACCTGAAGGTTGAAGAGGATTATGTAAAAGTAGATGAAATTCCCTTTGATTTTCAGCGCAGACGCATGAGTGTTATCCTGGAACAGAAAAACGGAAAGCAGTTGTTGATCTGTAAAGGAGCGGTAGAGGAAATGCTGGACCTGTGTTCCCATGCTTTTGATCCGGGGGAAGACCGGCAGCTCCATATTGAAAAAGATGGGATTGTGCCTATGGATGAAGCCATGCGCAATACGGTGCTCCGCATTTCCAGGAAGCTCAATGCAGATGGACTCAGGGTGTTGCTCGTGGCCATCAAAGAACATGGGGAATGTCCGGTAAATTACACGGTTGCCGATGAGAACAAAATGATCTTAACAGGTTTTATCGGCTTTCTTGATCCCGCTAAACCCTCTGCAAAGCCTGCAATCGAAGGTTTACAGAAGTTGGGGATCAGTGTAAAGGTACTGACCGGCGACAATGATGTGGTGACCCGAAAAATCTGTAGGGAGGTTGGTATTCCTTTTCAACAGGTTTTACTGGGCAATGAAGTGGAGCAAATGGGGGATGAGCAGCTCTCTGCGCAATTGGGGGAGACGAGCATCTTTGCCAAGCTTAGTCCGATTCAAAAATCGAGAATTGTAAAGCTGTTGCAAGCCAAAGGCCATACGGTTGGCTTTATGGGGGATGGAATCAATGATGCAGCTGCATTGAGAGATGCTGATGTAGGGATTTCTGTGGATACAGCGGTAGACATTGCCAAAGAAAGTGCGGATATCATTTTGCTGGAAAAGGACCTGATGGTACTTAGAAAAGGAGTGATCTATGGACGCAGAACATTTGGAAACATCATCAAATACATCAAAATGACCGCCAGCAGTAATTTTGGAAACATGTTTAGCATGCTTGGTGCAAGCGCATTTCTGCCTTTTCTGCCCATGCTACCTATCCATTTGCTCATTCAGAACCTCTTGTACGACATTTCTCAAATCTCCATTCCCTGGGACAGGATGGATGAAGATTTCCTCGAGAAACCGCAAAGATGGGATGCCGGTGGGATCAGCCGTTTTATGATGTACATCGGTCCGATTAGCTCAATTTTTGATTATGCAACTTTTGCCCTGATGTTCTTTGTTTTTAAAGCGAATGCGCCGGAGCACCAGGCCTTATTTCAAACGGGTTGGTTTGTCGAAGGACTCTTATCGCAGACCCTGATTGTGCACATGATCCGGACCCGCAAAATTCCATTTATCCAAAGTTGGGCAACAACTCCGGTAGTGGCTTTGACTACCCTGGTGATGTTAATCGGGATCGCCATTCCCTTCAGTCCTTTTGCCGGAATATTGAAGTTACGAGCCCTGCCGCTCAGCTATTTTCCATGGCTCATCGGGATCCTTACTGGCTATTGTTTGTTGACTCAATATGTGAAAACTGTATTCATTAAAAAGTTTAATCAATGGTTGTAA
- a CDS encoding MgtC/SapB family protein, protein MLTTLDFTTRLLMALALGAGIGIERQWRQRIAGLRTNTLVSLGAAIFITLAVKIGGDASGRVASYIVSGIGFLGAGVIMKDGMNVRGLNTAATLWCSAAIGALCGMGFIPEASIGAGFIVMAHLMLRPLGIKLGNMSVFEKSESAETEYLIAIKCKEPVENHIRVLLLQHLGNHDKLMLRSLTSSDNGDPANAIITAEIIAAGNQDELMEKMVSRLTIESEVMRVSWELTGQQSEL, encoded by the coding sequence ATGTTAACTACATTAGACTTCACTACCCGTCTTTTAATGGCGCTTGCTTTAGGCGCAGGTATCGGAATAGAACGCCAGTGGCGTCAGCGGATCGCAGGATTACGCACCAATACACTGGTGTCCTTAGGTGCTGCAATTTTCATTACCCTCGCCGTAAAGATCGGAGGAGATGCAAGCGGAAGAGTGGCCTCATACATCGTCAGCGGAATCGGATTCCTTGGTGCAGGAGTCATCATGAAAGATGGAATGAATGTGCGGGGCCTCAATACCGCAGCTACCCTCTGGTGTTCTGCAGCAATTGGTGCACTATGTGGAATGGGATTTATTCCGGAAGCCTCCATTGGAGCTGGCTTCATTGTGATGGCACACCTGATGTTACGCCCATTGGGTATCAAACTGGGAAATATGTCGGTTTTTGAGAAAAGCGAATCCGCTGAAACGGAATACCTGATCGCTATCAAATGCAAAGAACCCGTAGAAAATCACATCCGTGTCCTCTTGCTGCAACATTTGGGGAACCATGATAAGTTAATGCTCAGGTCCCTGACAAGCAGCGACAACGGGGATCCGGCAAATGCGATCATCACTGCCGAAATCATTGCTGCGGGCAATCAGGACGAGTTAATGGAGAAAATGGTCAGCAGGTTAACGATCGAGAGCGAGGTAATGAGGGTAAGCTGGGAATTAACAGGACAACAATCAGAGTTATGA